In Silene latifolia isolate original U9 population chromosome 3, ASM4854445v1, whole genome shotgun sequence, a single window of DNA contains:
- the LOC141649935 gene encoding uncharacterized protein LOC141649935 produces MSHFGPKLTVGEVYTIRNLTVDNNTGLDKATPHPLRLKFEFSTRVQPTQDPTIPTSIYRFARFNDILDDVIGKLYEIGPITETPNKHLCRTIKLEDYEGNQLSCTLWGTFTDQVPALISKLPNPEQSKVIVIQCAQTKKYEGTWRIQTTFNATVFNVNPDIPEVTEFQPTYIFFLLFDIFLGEQGQKRGLPHAHILLFLQRDDKFPEAVDVDRIISAEIPDPLENPALYTAVKDCMIHGPCGELNPDSPCMIDGICSKKFPKKFNERTTVDGDGYPVYKRRDNGRTIEKNRKTVDNRYVVPYNADSLLKYRAHINVEWCNQARSIKYLFKYINKGFDRVTVSATRSNTGSQDPNDDDQIQQYYDCRYISPCEAVWRIFSFPIQYRTPPLKGPKSYEDIRTVNGFPHPTFKEACYALGLLGDDKEYIDAIEEASFWGTGFYLRNLFATLLLTNSLVKPELVWEKTWKLLSDDILYRRRTELRNPELQLTDEQLQNYTLSKIESWLQRNGSSLRKFDNMPYPDIDILATCSNRLLADELSYDKDALKNEHEVLTSSMTDEQKSIYRQIMYSVQNGQGGVYFVYVYGGTGKTFLWKTLCAAIRSKGEIVIAVASSGIASILLPGGRTAHAQLSIPINVDENSTCHGIRPGTDLAELLIRAKLIIWDEAPMVNRYCFEALDRSLRDIMRTSSQGDPEKPFGGKVVVFGGDFRQILPVVPKGSRQDIVGAAISSSPLWRYCKVLKLTKNMRLQVGSARSDVDEIREFSKWILEVGDGLAGGPNDGVASIELPDDILLHPGEDPIATIVDSTYPSFKDHLGDPQYFTERAVLAPTHDVVESVNDYVLDKIQKEEIVYLSSDEISKEETNCGVRELYSTEFLNSIRCSGLPNHILKLKVGAIVMLLRNIDQANGLCNGTRLEVNHLGKRVISATVISGSHIGSKVYIPRITLTPSDNTRFPIKFERRQFPLAVCFAMTINKSQGQSLSRVGLYLPRPVFTHGQLYVAISRVTSKKGLKVLLLDEEGGMSNTTTNVVYKEIFDRL; encoded by the exons ATGTCCCACTTTGGACCAAAGCTTACTGTCGGTGAAGTTTATACTATTCGCAACTTAACCGTAGACAACAACACAGGCCTAGATAAGGCAACCCCTCACCCTTTGCGTTTAAAATTTGAGTTTTCGACAAGAGTCCAACCCACTCAGGATCCAACAATACCTACTAGCATATATCGTTTTGCAAGATTCAATGATATATTGGATG ATGTAATAGGGAAACTATATGAAATTGGTCCCATTACAGAAACTCCAAATAAGCATCTCTGTCGCACAATTAAGCTAGAAGACTATGA GGGAAACCAACTTTCGTGCACATTGTGGGGAACATTCACGGATCAAGTACCAGCACTCATATCCAAGCTTCCAAACCCAGAGCAATCAAAAGTGATTGTCATCCAATGTGCGCAAACAAAAAAATATGAAG GTACATGGCGGATCCAGACCACTTTTAATGCAACAGTTTTTAACGTCAACCCCGATATACCTGAAGTGACAGAATTTCAGCCAACGTATATTTTCTTCCTCTTATTTGACATATTTTTGGGCGAACAAGGGCAG AAGCGTGGTCTACCGCATGCccatattttgctctttttacaAAGGGATGACAAGTTCCCAGAAGCCGTGGATGTTGATCGTATTATAAGTGCTGAAATTCCAGACCCCCTAGAAAACCCAGCCCTTTATACAGCAGTTAAGGATTGTATGATTCATGGCCCATGTGGAGAACTTAACCCAGATTCGCCATGCATGATTGATGGAATTTGCTCGAAAAAATTCCCTAAGAAGTTTAATGAGAGAACTACTGTAGATGGCGATGGTTATCCAGTTTATAAGAGAAGGGACAATGGAAGAACAATTGAAAAAAATCGTAAAACGGTTGATAACAGATATGTTGTTCCATACAATGCAGATTCGTTGTTGAAATATCGTGCTCACATTAATGTGGAATGGTGCAACCAAGCAAGATCAATTAAGTACTTattcaaatacattaataaagGATTTGACCGTGTCACTGTTAGTGCGACTCGCAGCAATACTG GTAGTCAAGACCCAAATGATGATGATCAAATACAACAATACTACGACTGCCGTTACATTTCACCATGTGAAGCTGTTTGGAGAATTTTTTCATTTCCTATTCAATATAGGACCCCCCCGTTGAAAG GACCGAAATCATATGAAGATATTAGAACTGTAAATGGTTTCCCTCACCCAACTTTCAAAGAGGCTTGCTACGCTTTAGGCTTACTTGGTGATGATAAAGAGTATATTGATGCCATTGAGGAAGCGAGTTTTTGGGGGACAGGATTCTATCTTAGGAACCTTTTCGCAACTCTTTTGCTCACTAATAGCTTAGTGAAGCCAGAATTAGTTTGGGAAAAGACGTGGAAGTTATTATCTGATGATATCTTATACAGAAGACGAACGGAACTACGTAACCCAG AACTCCAGCTAACAGACGAGCAGTTACAGAATTATACACTTTCCAAAATTGAATCATGGTTGCAACGAAATGGTAGTTCATTGCGTAAGTTTGACAACATGCCATATCCAGACATTGACATTCTTGCAACGTGCTCGAATAGGCTCTTGGCAGATGAGTTATCTTATGATAAGGATGCTTTGAAGAATGAACATGAAGTGCTCACTTCTTCAATGACCGATGAACAGAAGTCAATTTATAGACAAATCATGTATTCTGTTCAAAATGGTCAAGGTGGTGTATACTTTGTTTATGTGTATGGGGGAACAGGTAAGACATTCTTATGGAAGACCTTATGCGCTGCAATAAGGTCCAAAGGTGAGATCGTTATAGCTGTGGCCTCAAGTGGCATTGCATCTATCCTTCTTCCCGGAGGGCGAACAGCCCACGCACAACTAAGTATACCTATTAATGTTGATGAAAACTCAACCTGTCATGGAATACGACCAGGAACGGATTTGGCGGAGCTATTAATAAGAGCAAAGCTTATTATATGGGACGAGGCACCTATGGTTAATCGTTATTGTTTTGAAGCTCTTGATAGAAGCTTGAGAGATATCATGAGAACTTCATCGCAAGGGGACCCTGAAAAACCCTTCGGAGGAAAAGTTGTTGTCTTTGGCGGTGATTTTCGACAAATCTTGCCTGTTGTACCCAAAGGAAGCAGGCAAGATATTGTAGGTGCTGCTATCAGTTCTTCTCCTTTATGGAGATATTGTAAG GTTTTGAAGCTCACAAAAAATATGAGACTTCAGGTTGGAAGTGCACGGTCAGATGTTGATGAGATTAGAGAATTCTCGAAGTGGATTCTAGAAGTTGGCGATGGGTTAGCTGGTGGGCCAAATGATGGTGTAGCTAGCATTGAATTACCTGATGATATACTTTTACATCCGGGTGAAGATCCAATAGCTACAATTGTAGACAGCACGTACCCATCTTTTAAAGATCACCTAGGTGACCCTCAGTACTTCACTGAAAGAGCTGTACTAGCACCTACTCACGATGTTGTCGAATCGGTGAACGACTATGTCTTGGATAAAATTCAAAAGGAAGAAATTGTTTATCTAAGCTCTGATGAAATTAGCAAGGAAGAGACGAATTGTGGGGTAAGAGAACTCTACTCTACTGAGTTTCTGAACTCTATCAGATGTTCTGGTTTACCCAATCACATCTTGAAACTCAAGGTTGGAGCTATAGTCATGCTTCTTAGAAACATCGACCAAGCAAATGGGTTGTGCAATGGCACCCGACTCGAGGTAAATCATCTAGGAAAACGCGTTATAAGTGCAACTGTTATTTCTGGCAGTCATATTGGTAGTAAGGTCTATATTCCCCGAATCACCTTGACACCTTCCGACAATACTAGGTTTCCAATAAAGTTTGAAAGAAGACAATTTCCTTTAGCCGTTTGCTTTGCAATGACTATTAACAAAAGTCAAGGGCAATCACTATCCCGTGTTGGACTTTATCTACCTCGACCGGTCTTTACCCACGGCCAATTGTACGTTGCTATATCTAGGGTTACAAGTAAGAAAGGTTTAAAAGTCCTTCTTCTGGATGAAGAAGGAGGGATGTCTAATACAACAACTAATGTTGTTTACAAGGAGATTTTCGATAGACtttaa